One Citricoccus sp. K5 DNA window includes the following coding sequences:
- a CDS encoding ABC transporter ATP-binding protein, with translation MPTSPESQAPQTALPRPNPVSPRATQPSAAARLTATAQRTSVQAPTTAGRLLWRAIRRRRGRVAGSLTLMTLWQVCEAFVPIAIGIIVDVAIVPLDGRAMLLSLLGIAALFTVLSLGYRFGARLANTALHQEAHALRVEVAEVPLASGAVAARSNAGEILSLSSADADVTAQVFRQIAGGGSAIIGLVAVSVYLLATDVMVGFVVLVGVPLSLFLVALASRSISRHSTAQQEAIGLASRRAGDILAGLRVLSAGGGERWASTHYREASQRAGRAGVVTAERSGRLEAIGALGTALVLALVLVVAGQRVLSGELAIGTLVSVVGVAVFFQEPVRTITDMIGAFARSHGAARRIADFLAAVPAEDTGDEVPETAGLRITGLALVTSPGHDAGASAERDGQVPMIRLNLQVPPGRFLGLVVDDPTQAETILQAVDGLGDQAGTVLIGGHPRSRLVSRLADHLVVAPHRVDLFAGTVRSNITLHHEGPGRSHPATHRAQDTSEAAYRRVLEIDPAVLAAAGVTEIIGHFADGLEHRVDEGGRNLSGGQRQRLALARALHADPEVLVLHEPTSAVDAVTEFQIAQDVKSLRSEAATRHRAESGSKFAATRTGPRTTVVVTSSPAFLAVADTVVQVHRDGTTSTGTHHSLLEASDDYRMAVAR, from the coding sequence ATGCCGACATCGCCTGAGTCGCAGGCCCCGCAGACGGCCCTGCCTCGGCCGAACCCTGTGTCGCCTCGGGCAACACAGCCGTCGGCCGCCGCCCGGCTCACGGCCACCGCGCAGCGAACCTCCGTTCAGGCCCCCACCACCGCCGGCCGGCTGCTGTGGCGCGCGATCCGCCGTCGCCGGGGCCGCGTGGCGGGGAGCCTGACGCTGATGACGCTGTGGCAGGTGTGCGAGGCCTTCGTACCGATCGCCATCGGGATCATCGTGGACGTGGCGATCGTCCCCCTGGATGGACGGGCGATGCTCCTCTCCCTGCTCGGGATCGCGGCGCTGTTCACCGTGCTCTCCCTGGGCTACCGCTTCGGCGCCCGGCTCGCCAACACCGCGCTGCACCAGGAGGCCCACGCGCTGCGGGTGGAGGTCGCCGAGGTGCCGCTCGCCTCCGGGGCCGTGGCAGCCCGGTCCAACGCCGGCGAGATCCTCTCCCTGTCCTCGGCGGACGCGGACGTCACCGCCCAGGTGTTCCGGCAGATCGCCGGTGGCGGCTCCGCGATCATCGGCCTCGTGGCGGTCTCGGTGTACCTGCTGGCCACGGACGTGATGGTGGGCTTCGTGGTGCTGGTGGGCGTGCCGCTCAGCTTGTTCCTGGTGGCTCTGGCCTCCCGCTCCATCTCACGGCACTCCACCGCGCAGCAGGAGGCGATCGGCCTGGCCAGCCGCCGGGCCGGCGACATCCTGGCCGGCCTGCGGGTCCTCAGCGCCGGAGGCGGTGAACGCTGGGCGAGCACGCACTACCGGGAGGCGTCGCAGCGGGCCGGGCGGGCCGGCGTCGTGACGGCCGAGCGCAGCGGGCGGTTGGAGGCGATCGGTGCCCTCGGTACCGCCCTGGTGCTGGCGCTGGTCCTGGTGGTGGCCGGCCAGCGGGTGCTGTCCGGGGAGCTGGCGATCGGCACCCTGGTCTCCGTGGTCGGGGTCGCGGTGTTCTTCCAGGAGCCGGTGCGCACCATCACGGACATGATCGGCGCGTTCGCCCGCTCGCACGGCGCGGCCCGACGGATCGCTGACTTCCTCGCCGCGGTCCCGGCCGAGGACACCGGTGACGAGGTCCCGGAAACGGCTGGACTGCGCATCACCGGTCTGGCGCTGGTCACGTCTCCCGGGCACGACGCCGGCGCCTCGGCCGAGCGCGACGGTCAGGTTCCGATGATCCGGCTCAATCTGCAGGTGCCGCCGGGCCGGTTCCTCGGTCTGGTGGTGGACGACCCAACCCAGGCCGAGACCATCCTCCAAGCCGTGGACGGCCTGGGAGATCAAGCCGGAACAGTGTTGATCGGCGGGCATCCGCGCAGCCGCCTGGTGTCACGGCTGGCCGACCACCTGGTGGTGGCGCCGCACCGGGTGGACCTGTTCGCCGGCACCGTGCGTTCGAACATCACCCTGCACCACGAGGGTCCGGGTCGCTCACACCCGGCCACGCACCGTGCCCAGGACACCAGCGAGGCCGCGTACCGCAGAGTCCTCGAGATCGATCCGGCGGTGCTGGCGGCGGCGGGCGTCACCGAGATCATCGGCCATTTCGCGGATGGGCTGGAGCACCGGGTGGACGAGGGCGGCCGCAACCTCTCCGGCGGCCAGCGTCAGCGCCTGGCCCTCGCCCGCGCCCTGCACGCCGACCCGGAGGTGCTCGTCCTGCACGAGCCGACCAGCGCGGTGGATGCCGTCACCGAGTTCCAGATCGCCCAGGACGTGAAGTCGCTGCGCTCCGAGGCCGCCACCCGGCACCGAGCCGAGAGCGGCTCGAAGTTCGCCGCCACACGCACCGGCCCGCGCACCACCGTGGTGGTGACCTCCTCGCCAGCCTTCCTGGCCGTCGCTGACACCGTGGTGCAGGTGCACCGGGACGGCACCACCTCCACCGGAACGCACCACTCCCTGCTGGAGGCCTCGGACGACTACCGGATGGCGGTGGCCCGATGA
- a CDS encoding potassium channel family protein gives MHPGKGQRRFRDLDRPGQWRAGGSAALRVTTILTVVFLVYFIVPVDGFNAANSAGAWIRLAAVVLVFLCFLGLQVRLVFAAGLPMIRAAEAVVESLMSFLCLFALLHLSMSTTDPASFSEPLDRMDALYFTVSTFATVGFGDVVPLTRLARLIVTVQVLLGLGVLVMIAKVSFYAAKEGLRRSL, from the coding sequence ATGCATCCAGGAAAGGGCCAGCGCCGGTTCCGTGACCTCGACCGGCCGGGGCAGTGGCGTGCCGGGGGCAGCGCCGCCCTCCGTGTCACCACGATTCTGACGGTGGTCTTCCTCGTCTACTTCATCGTGCCCGTTGACGGGTTCAACGCCGCCAACTCGGCCGGGGCCTGGATCAGGTTGGCGGCTGTGGTCCTGGTGTTCCTGTGCTTCCTCGGCCTGCAGGTCCGCCTGGTGTTTGCTGCCGGCTTGCCGATGATCCGGGCCGCTGAAGCCGTCGTGGAAAGCCTCATGTCGTTCCTCTGCCTCTTCGCCTTGCTGCACCTGTCGATGTCGACCACGGATCCCGCGTCGTTCAGCGAGCCGTTGGATCGGATGGACGCCCTGTACTTCACCGTCAGCACCTTCGCCACGGTCGGCTTCGGGGACGTCGTTCCGTTGACCCGTCTGGCACGGCTGATCGTGACGGTTCAGGTGCTCCTTGGACTGGGTGTCCTGGTCATGATCGCGAAGGTGTCCTTCTACGCGGCCAAAGAAGGTTTGCGACGTTCCCTGTGA
- a CDS encoding LysR family transcriptional regulator — translation MDTTDSYDMNLLRTFVVVYETRSVTQAAHVLYLSQPSVSYALGKLRKLFADPLFLRSRAGLEPTPVAESLYPRMIQAIQLMDSVVQSATEFRAAETTRTFRLMMTDLALMALFSFVVKAIQEQAPLAKIEVTLLDVAQLEDQLRRNEIDGAIAVPSFSPDVVVRDHLMDMPYVGVCAASHPRLSAAPTVPELAVEQRVVVSGALGHQHVEQTLGRLPGDHESSIALPNYSVVDETIAATESYCVVPLFLGDMFVKRSPVRKFILPFTLEPGHVGLHTLRRVAPSPSVEWLREIITEALTAYPYPQHIEDYDNSWFTS, via the coding sequence ATGGACACGACTGATTCATACGACATGAACCTGTTGCGGACCTTCGTAGTCGTCTACGAGACCCGCAGCGTCACCCAAGCCGCGCACGTGCTGTACCTCAGCCAGCCCTCCGTCAGTTATGCCCTGGGCAAGCTGCGGAAACTCTTTGCAGATCCCTTGTTCCTGCGCAGCCGAGCAGGTTTGGAACCGACTCCCGTGGCGGAATCGCTGTACCCACGAATGATCCAGGCCATCCAGTTGATGGACTCGGTGGTACAGAGCGCCACCGAATTCCGGGCCGCTGAGACCACCCGCACGTTCCGCCTGATGATGACCGATCTGGCCCTGATGGCCCTCTTCTCATTCGTGGTCAAGGCCATCCAGGAACAGGCACCACTAGCCAAGATCGAGGTGACGCTGTTGGACGTCGCCCAGCTAGAGGACCAGCTGCGCCGCAACGAGATCGACGGGGCTATCGCCGTGCCGTCATTCTCGCCGGACGTCGTGGTCCGCGACCATCTGATGGATATGCCCTACGTAGGGGTCTGCGCCGCCTCCCACCCCCGCCTCTCGGCGGCACCGACGGTGCCGGAACTGGCGGTGGAACAACGAGTCGTGGTGTCCGGGGCTCTAGGTCATCAGCATGTGGAGCAGACGCTCGGCCGGCTACCGGGCGACCACGAATCCTCCATCGCCCTCCCGAACTACTCGGTAGTGGATGAGACCATCGCGGCCACCGAGTCGTACTGCGTGGTGCCGCTGTTCCTCGGGGACATGTTCGTCAAGCGCAGCCCGGTGCGGAAGTTCATCCTCCCCTTCACTCTGGAGCCCGGACACGTCGGCCTGCACACGCTCCGACGGGTCGCGCCGTCACCTTCGGTAGAATGGCTCCGCGAGATCATCACCGAGGCTCTGACCGCCTATCCCTATCCGCAGCACATCGAGGACTACGACAACAGCTGGTTCACGTCCTAG
- a CDS encoding ABC transporter ATP-binding protein, with amino-acid sequence MTVQGVDTVLPLALPLARPAESFRLLWRHTRGQRAFVWLVGIAGLLAAVAGLVAPWMIGWLVDVLLAAGVGGVDPAPDAADAAAASGTAGGPGADAPAAAVWWAAAAVAGAGLIAAACAWAGQAWLARAGEPTVAGLREAVMDRALRIGSARLDGTETGDLVSRVAEDAREVSQAATTVVPLVVQSLFTVVVSAAGLAAVDWRLGLVGLLAIPMYWTTLRWYLPRSGPIYREERAAFGTRATRLLGGITGARTLRAYDAQGPELERIHAASAQARDLSIGVFGFLTRAFSRNNRAEAVVLGAILGAGFLLVSAGYITAGAVTTAALLFHRLFNPIGALVGMFDQVQSAGASLARMAGVVSLPVPERTARLHGGTLELAGVSHTYDDGTPALHDVHLRIGPGEVVAVVGTTGAGKSTLAQIAAGLAAPTSGTARLGGVELVEANPGSLREHITMVSQEVHGFATTVAENLRVARPEADRAALEAALESVGAGWVAHLPQGLDTDVGEGGYRLDPMQLQMLALARVALADPQLVVLDEATAEASSAGARRLDVAAARVLRGRSGLVVAHRLSQAVAADRILVMSAGRIVESGTHEELRAAGGHYAELSRAWFGD; translated from the coding sequence ATGACTGTTCAGGGTGTGGACACCGTCCTGCCGCTGGCCCTTCCGTTGGCCCGGCCGGCAGAATCCTTCCGCCTGCTCTGGCGGCACACCCGCGGCCAACGCGCGTTCGTGTGGCTGGTGGGAATCGCGGGTCTGCTGGCCGCCGTCGCCGGCCTGGTGGCGCCGTGGATGATCGGCTGGCTCGTGGACGTCCTGCTGGCCGCCGGAGTCGGCGGCGTCGACCCAGCCCCGGATGCTGCTGACGCCGCCGCGGCCTCAGGTACTGCCGGTGGCCCCGGTGCAGACGCCCCAGCCGCTGCCGTGTGGTGGGCCGCGGCCGCTGTGGCTGGAGCGGGCCTCATCGCTGCCGCCTGCGCCTGGGCCGGCCAGGCCTGGCTGGCCAGGGCCGGCGAGCCCACGGTGGCGGGGTTGCGCGAGGCCGTGATGGACCGGGCCCTCCGGATCGGCTCGGCGCGGCTGGACGGCACCGAGACGGGCGATCTGGTGTCCCGGGTGGCCGAGGATGCCCGCGAGGTCAGCCAGGCTGCCACCACGGTGGTGCCACTGGTGGTGCAGTCGCTGTTCACAGTGGTGGTCTCGGCCGCGGGCCTGGCCGCCGTCGACTGGCGGCTGGGGCTCGTGGGACTGCTGGCCATCCCGATGTACTGGACCACCCTGCGCTGGTACCTGCCCCGCTCCGGGCCGATCTACCGTGAGGAGCGGGCCGCGTTCGGCACCCGCGCCACCCGGTTGCTCGGTGGGATCACCGGTGCCCGGACCCTGCGCGCCTATGACGCCCAGGGTCCGGAACTCGAGCGCATCCACGCCGCCTCCGCCCAGGCGCGCGATCTCTCCATCGGGGTGTTCGGCTTTCTCACCCGGGCGTTCAGCCGGAACAACCGGGCCGAGGCCGTGGTGCTCGGGGCCATCCTGGGTGCCGGGTTCCTGCTCGTGTCCGCCGGATACATCACCGCCGGGGCCGTGACCACGGCGGCCCTGCTGTTCCACCGGCTGTTCAATCCGATCGGGGCGCTCGTCGGCATGTTCGACCAGGTTCAGTCTGCCGGCGCCTCGCTGGCCCGGATGGCCGGCGTCGTCTCCCTGCCGGTGCCCGAGCGCACCGCGCGGCTGCACGGCGGCACGCTGGAACTGGCCGGCGTCTCCCACACCTACGACGACGGCACCCCTGCCCTGCACGACGTCCACCTGAGGATCGGGCCGGGGGAGGTGGTGGCCGTCGTCGGGACCACCGGGGCGGGCAAGTCCACGCTGGCGCAGATCGCGGCGGGGCTGGCGGCACCGACGTCCGGGACGGCTCGACTGGGTGGGGTCGAGCTGGTCGAGGCCAACCCGGGCAGCCTGCGCGAGCACATCACCATGGTCTCCCAGGAGGTGCACGGCTTCGCCACCACGGTGGCCGAGAACCTGCGGGTGGCCCGGCCGGAGGCCGACCGCGCGGCCCTGGAAGCGGCATTGGAGTCCGTGGGGGCCGGCTGGGTGGCGCACCTGCCGCAGGGCCTGGACACCGACGTCGGGGAGGGCGGCTACCGGCTGGATCCCATGCAGTTGCAGATGCTCGCCCTGGCCCGGGTGGCGCTCGCGGACCCGCAGCTGGTGGTGCTGGACGAGGCCACGGCGGAGGCGAGCTCGGCCGGAGCCCGCCGGTTGGACGTCGCGGCGGCCCGGGTGCTGCGCGGCCGCAGCGGGCTGGTGGTGGCGCATCGGCTCAGTCAGGCCGTGGCCGCGGACCGGATACTGGTGATGTCAGCCGGGCGGATCGTAGAATCCGGGACCCACGAGGAGTTGCGGGCGGCCGGCGGGCACTACGCCGAACTCTCCCGCGCCTGGTTCGGCGACTGA